The following are encoded in a window of Halosolutus halophilus genomic DNA:
- a CDS encoding phosphoribosyltransferase: MRETRRFKDRMDAGEQLAEVLREREVDADIALAIPRGGLPLGRSVANALDVPLDIVVAKKIGAPGNPEYAIGAVASDGSVWRNEQGFRGSGADEEYFERQREEEAANARRKAERYRGDRSEPDLTDKTVVVVDDGVATGSTVRACLRKLNETDADRIVLAVPVGPPETIAELEAEADEVVCLETPRGFRGVGQFYQTFGQVTDEEAMAYLER; this comes from the coding sequence ATGCGAGAAACTCGCCGATTCAAAGACCGGATGGACGCCGGAGAGCAACTCGCGGAGGTACTCCGTGAGCGGGAGGTCGACGCGGATATCGCGCTCGCCATCCCCCGGGGCGGCCTCCCGCTCGGACGATCGGTGGCCAACGCGCTCGACGTCCCGCTCGACATCGTCGTCGCGAAGAAGATCGGTGCCCCGGGCAATCCGGAGTACGCCATCGGTGCCGTCGCGAGCGACGGGAGCGTCTGGCGGAACGAACAGGGATTTCGTGGATCGGGAGCCGACGAGGAGTACTTCGAACGACAGCGCGAGGAGGAAGCAGCGAACGCCCGTCGGAAGGCCGAACGCTACCGGGGCGATCGATCGGAACCCGACCTGACCGACAAGACCGTGGTCGTCGTGGACGACGGCGTGGCGACGGGATCGACCGTCAGGGCCTGCCTCAGGAAGCTCAACGAAACGGACGCCGACCGTATCGTGCTGGCAGTCCCAGTCGGCCCACCGGAGACGATCGCCGAACTGGAGGCCGAGGCCGACGAGGTCGTCTGTCTCGAGACGCCGCGCGGTTTCAGGGGCGTGGGGCAGTTCTACCAGACCTTCGGCCAGGTGACCGACGAGGAGGCGATGGCGTATCTGGAACGGTAA
- a CDS encoding CBS domain-containing protein, with protein sequence MDIADIVSKEYVEFTPETPVSKLVGTFADSDVKGVVIRDDEFEGVVTRRQLATSHRQPNEKLGSLVWHVPRLAPDEDVRKVAQLMIDSDSQLLPVFEGRELIGVVTVDAILRKVKPFLDAATVAEAHSADLVSVDSTSTLGNALNVFQENHITHLPVVENSTAVGILSLYDVTGITVRAEVQSQGGDAGGTDPFGGEISDSTARSRRGGFGAREGESERMLDLPVRDIMVSPVRTIRPDETLDIAVEEMFEINASSLVVTENGDPHGIVTKTDVLDSLTWEAGGNRGVQVYGTNLIDDVTYDEIVAKVEKFDDRDHGMNVLDAKVHLHEHDETRRGRPLLLARIRLHTDRGLFIASGEGYGASHAINEASEVLERQIRDEKTYGRSKKPPSEEFWEKRFGWLLEE encoded by the coding sequence ATGGATATCGCTGACATCGTTTCGAAAGAGTACGTCGAATTCACCCCGGAGACGCCCGTCTCGAAGCTCGTCGGTACGTTCGCGGATTCCGACGTCAAGGGCGTCGTGATCCGCGACGACGAGTTCGAGGGGGTCGTCACCAGGAGACAACTCGCTACCTCGCATCGCCAGCCCAACGAAAAGCTCGGGTCGCTCGTCTGGCACGTGCCTCGGCTCGCGCCGGACGAGGACGTCCGCAAAGTGGCACAGCTCATGATCGACAGCGATTCGCAGCTGCTCCCCGTGTTCGAGGGCCGGGAGCTGATCGGCGTCGTCACCGTCGACGCGATCCTCCGGAAGGTTAAACCGTTCCTCGATGCGGCGACCGTTGCCGAGGCCCACTCCGCCGATCTGGTCTCGGTCGATTCGACGTCAACCCTTGGCAACGCACTCAACGTCTTCCAGGAGAACCACATCACGCACCTTCCGGTCGTCGAGAATAGCACGGCAGTCGGTATCCTCAGCCTCTACGACGTGACCGGCATCACGGTTCGGGCCGAGGTGCAGAGCCAGGGTGGCGATGCGGGCGGGACGGATCCGTTCGGGGGCGAAATATCCGACAGTACGGCTCGCTCGCGCCGCGGCGGCTTCGGCGCCCGGGAGGGTGAGTCCGAGCGGATGCTGGACCTCCCGGTCCGGGACATCATGGTCTCGCCCGTGCGCACGATTCGCCCGGACGAGACGCTCGATATCGCGGTCGAAGAGATGTTCGAGATCAACGCGTCGTCGCTGGTCGTCACCGAGAACGGCGATCCCCACGGCATCGTCACGAAGACCGACGTTCTCGACTCGCTCACGTGGGAGGCCGGCGGGAACCGGGGCGTCCAGGTCTACGGGACCAACCTGATAGACGACGTGACGTACGACGAGATCGTCGCGAAAGTCGAGAAATTCGACGACAGGGATCACGGGATGAACGTGCTGGACGCGAAGGTCCACCTCCACGAACACGACGAGACGCGCCGCGGGCGGCCGCTCCTGCTCGCCCGGATTCGGCTGCACACCGACCGGGGGCTGTTTATCGCCTCCGGGGAGGGGTACGGCGCGAGTCACGCGATCAACGAGGCGAGCGAGGTTCTGGAGCGCCAGATCCGCGACGAGAAGACCTACGGCCGGAGCAAGAAGCCCCCGAGCGAGGAGTTCTGGGAGAAACGGTTCGGGTGGCTGCTCGAGGAGTGA
- a CDS encoding universal stress protein produces MKALVAVDGSEESENALAYAADIVDAMGGSITVVHAVDPTAHDEGGAEPITSLSDADQRLILESVEDAEQRGLDLTDDASDLAAELGHDVEVVLLYGNPITEIATYAEAEGFDALFVGHRGRSERAGLMLGSVAKSLVERATVPVTVVR; encoded by the coding sequence ATGAAGGCCCTCGTAGCCGTCGACGGATCCGAAGAGTCCGAGAACGCACTCGCCTACGCCGCCGATATCGTGGACGCGATGGGCGGCTCGATCACGGTGGTCCACGCGGTCGATCCCACCGCTCACGACGAGGGCGGAGCCGAACCGATCACGTCGCTCTCCGATGCCGACCAGCGCCTGATCCTCGAGAGCGTCGAAGACGCCGAACAGCGAGGCCTGGACCTCACCGACGACGCGTCCGACCTGGCCGCCGAACTCGGCCACGACGTCGAGGTTGTACTCCTCTACGGGAATCCGATCACGGAGATCGCCACCTACGCCGAGGCCGAAGGGTTCGACGCGCTCTTCGTCGGCCACCGTGGCCGATCGGAGCGTGCGGGGCTGATGCTCGGCAGCGTCGCGAAGTCGCTCGTCGAACGGGCAACCGTTCCAGTGACCGTCGTGCGATGA
- a CDS encoding YwbE family protein, giving the protein MSADLPTRDELGQGTTVEIEQENGDRIVGEVGVVLTDERTHPEGILVKLKSGAQGRVKRIGPET; this is encoded by the coding sequence ATGTCAGCTGACCTTCCCACCCGAGACGAACTCGGCCAGGGAACGACCGTGGAGATCGAACAGGAGAACGGCGATCGTATCGTCGGGGAGGTCGGCGTCGTCCTGACCGACGAGCGGACCCACCCCGAAGGAATCCTCGTGAAACTCAAGTCCGGTGCCCAGGGGCGCGTCAAGCGTATCGGGCCGGAGACGTGA
- a CDS encoding glycosyltransferase, protein MASIILPTFEWTPSCEQLARQLEADDELLVVCDSDDDPVATADRPDEAELLVAGEPEGCSGKANAVAVGLEHASQDRIVLTDDDVDRDEDWLATIKRLGEEHGTVTAIPVFTSEEYPFKLFEPPCLVVGSFVVDRSNWVPWGGGVTFDRRDVDVDAYVEDLRRTVSDDALLAEYVDEVVASRELVSRVSVPGGPRATYERITRFAKIFYRFDPTRTLASLALFLSVIAVGLVFPVAVAVGVTVLAYTHYRALRVDRRTWLFAAPSLVLAPIIGVAGLVRPTFVWGGRRYRWDDTFDVAVVD, encoded by the coding sequence ATGGCGAGCATCATCCTGCCGACGTTCGAGTGGACGCCGTCGTGCGAGCAGTTGGCCCGTCAGCTCGAGGCCGACGACGAGCTCCTGGTCGTCTGTGACAGCGACGACGATCCGGTCGCGACCGCCGACCGCCCCGACGAGGCCGAACTGCTCGTCGCGGGCGAGCCCGAGGGCTGCTCGGGAAAAGCAAACGCCGTCGCGGTCGGCCTCGAGCACGCCTCTCAGGACCGGATCGTGTTGACCGACGACGACGTCGATCGCGACGAGGACTGGCTGGCGACGATCAAACGCCTCGGGGAGGAACACGGCACGGTAACGGCGATTCCCGTCTTTACCAGCGAGGAATACCCGTTCAAACTGTTCGAACCCCCGTGTCTCGTCGTCGGCTCGTTCGTGGTCGATCGATCCAACTGGGTGCCGTGGGGTGGCGGCGTCACGTTCGATCGGCGCGACGTCGACGTCGATGCGTACGTCGAAGACCTGCGACGGACCGTCTCGGACGACGCGTTGCTCGCCGAGTACGTCGACGAGGTCGTCGCGTCGCGGGAACTCGTCTCCCGGGTCAGCGTTCCGGGCGGGCCACGCGCGACGTACGAGCGGATAACCCGGTTCGCCAAGATCTTCTACCGGTTCGATCCGACCAGAACGCTGGCGTCGCTCGCCCTCTTTCTCTCCGTCATCGCGGTCGGACTCGTCTTCCCGGTCGCGGTTGCCGTGGGTGTGACCGTGCTCGCATACACGCACTACCGCGCGCTCCGCGTCGATCGGCGGACGTGGCTGTTCGCGGCACCATCGCTCGTCCTCGCTCCCATCATCGGCGTCGCCGGACTCGTTCGCCCGACGTTCGTTTGGGGCGGCCGACGGTACCGATGGGACGACACGTTCGACGTGGCTGTCGTCGACTGA
- a CDS encoding glycosyltransferase, protein MHSPSLADRSIAAYDAVTGPDRLQRLRTLAEALDDVRILHVNSTATGGGVAELLRSIVPLCNDLGVDTDWYVMEADESFFEVTKALHNGLQGSGTRLTDEMKATYRAVTGRNAAAIADEYDVVVLHDPQPLGMVETLAEAIPNAAIVWRCHLDLSDPTREHLAFVAEYIERVDHAVFSRSVYEDGIAVPSSSVVHPSIDPLAAKNADLDESTVATERDRLAPISLDAPLVTQVSRFDPWKDQFGTLEAYRRVRSRVPDAQLALVGSMADDDPEGAAVYDRVAAAAADDPDVFVLSELPDTAVNVLQRRSDVVVQKSIREGFGLVVSEALWKRTPVVGSTAGGIPLQIEDGRNGYLVAPDDVGGVARRVERLLDDEERRTSFGRNGRAHVRDGFLLPRQLVDCLEVFAELGDRDP, encoded by the coding sequence ATGCACTCACCGTCCCTCGCGGACCGGTCGATAGCGGCGTACGACGCCGTGACGGGTCCCGATCGGCTCCAGCGGCTCCGCACGCTCGCCGAGGCCCTCGACGACGTCCGGATCCTCCACGTGAACTCGACGGCGACTGGCGGCGGCGTCGCGGAACTCCTCCGCTCGATCGTTCCGCTGTGCAACGACCTCGGGGTCGACACCGACTGGTACGTGATGGAGGCGGACGAGTCCTTCTTCGAGGTGACCAAAGCCCTTCACAACGGACTCCAGGGCAGCGGGACGCGGTTGACCGACGAGATGAAAGCGACCTATCGCGCGGTAACGGGGCGAAACGCGGCCGCGATCGCCGACGAGTACGACGTCGTCGTGCTGCACGATCCACAGCCCCTGGGGATGGTCGAGACGCTGGCGGAGGCGATTCCGAACGCCGCCATCGTCTGGCGCTGTCACCTCGACCTGAGCGATCCGACCCGGGAGCACCTCGCGTTCGTCGCCGAGTACATCGAGCGCGTCGATCACGCGGTCTTCAGCCGGTCCGTCTACGAGGACGGGATCGCCGTTCCGTCCTCGAGCGTCGTCCATCCGTCGATCGATCCCCTGGCGGCGAAGAACGCGGACCTGGACGAGTCGACGGTGGCGACCGAACGCGACCGCCTCGCCCCGATCTCGCTGGACGCACCGCTCGTGACGCAGGTGTCCCGGTTCGACCCGTGGAAAGACCAGTTCGGCACGCTCGAGGCCTACCGGCGAGTCCGCTCTCGGGTGCCGGACGCTCAGCTAGCGCTCGTCGGCAGCATGGCCGACGACGACCCGGAAGGGGCGGCGGTATACGATCGGGTTGCGGCTGCGGCGGCGGACGACCCGGACGTGTTCGTCCTGTCGGAGCTCCCGGATACGGCCGTGAACGTCCTGCAGCGCCGATCGGACGTCGTCGTCCAGAAATCGATACGGGAGGGGTTCGGCCTCGTCGTCTCCGAGGCGCTCTGGAAGCGCACACCGGTCGTCGGGTCGACCGCCGGCGGCATCCCGCTGCAGATCGAGGACGGCCGGAACGGCTACCTCGTAGCGCCGGACGACGTCGGGGGCGTCGCACGGCGAGTCGAACGACTCCTCGACGACGAGGAGCGACGGACGTCGTTCGGTCGGAACGGGCGCGCTCACGTTCGTGACGGGTTCCTGCTGCCGCGCCAGCTCGTGGACTGTCTCGAGGTCTTCGCCGAACTCGGAGACCGCGATCCGTGA
- a CDS encoding metal-dependent hydrolase — MMATTHALWGMVLALPALAIAPELAPIALVAGFVGGLVPDLDLYTGHRKTFHYPVYASIAAVPALTLALLAPSTLTVALGVGLAAAALHAVADVFGGGLELRPWEGTSERAVYSHYHDRWVRPRRWIRYDGAPEDLALAGFAAVPLAATGTRPVTAVVLAFVTVSAVYVLLRRHLAGVAERLVALIPDSLFPYLPARYRRA; from the coding sequence ATGATGGCGACGACCCACGCGCTCTGGGGGATGGTGCTCGCCCTTCCCGCGCTCGCGATCGCCCCGGAACTCGCACCGATCGCGCTCGTGGCGGGGTTCGTCGGTGGGCTGGTCCCCGACCTCGACCTCTACACCGGCCACCGGAAGACGTTCCACTATCCCGTCTACGCGTCGATCGCAGCGGTGCCTGCGCTGACGCTGGCACTCCTCGCGCCGTCGACGCTGACGGTCGCGCTCGGCGTCGGACTCGCTGCGGCGGCGCTACACGCCGTGGCCGACGTCTTCGGCGGAGGACTCGAGCTACGGCCCTGGGAAGGAACCTCCGAGCGGGCCGTCTACAGCCACTATCACGATCGATGGGTCCGTCCCCGCCGCTGGATCCGCTACGACGGCGCACCCGAGGATCTCGCGCTCGCCGGCTTCGCGGCGGTGCCGCTGGCCGCCACGGGGACGCGGCCCGTCACCGCCGTCGTACTCGCGTTCGTCACGGTGTCGGCCGTGTACGTTCTGTTGCGCAGGCACCTCGCGGGCGTCGCCGAGCGCCTCGTCGCGCTGATTCCGGACTCGCTGTTTCCCTACCTCCCCGCCCGTTATCGCAGGGCCTGA